In Daphnia magna isolate NIES linkage group LG6, ASM2063170v1.1, whole genome shotgun sequence, the following are encoded in one genomic region:
- the LOC116925805 gene encoding major facilitator superfamily domain-containing protein 6 isoform X4 produces MLDVKINRKLLPIKSHYFLFNAGTAPLMPYIPTYAKQLGIPSSGVGIMYSIFPFVGLIAKPSFGALADKFKKGKLIFVLAIVFTALFFGSMAFIPAQSTEAFMELECSNGTYLRTCNVTDSCVLDKIEMEFQDKEIMECKLVCTDPNYLFLEQICSEWNVSNLCYTNMTHLEITTYTNITHSSFDQNCVYFPIEKIVLNETVIENPQCSGTTAIKCSVVCNSSTVMDYVQTAIIEQIADPYYTTVQFQMLFFLMAGAWAAQAVVVSLSDAICFNLLGDKPENYGAQRLWGAVGWGLMAIIAGYLIDLASVGQLQKDYTPSFYLVVIILAINAVSVIKIKVDYHHEPYQTEKILVLFRNVRVVLFLFSCITFGICIGLIWQFQLWFLEDLASAQGCDSLEWIKLLQGLAMGVQCFLGEAPFLFLSGRILNKLGHVHTMTMILLVMGIRLLAYSYLVNPWYTLPIDLLNGLTLGVYWSTMASYANLIAPPEATSTLQGIFGALFEGIGTSIGSLLGGFIYESYGGAIMFRSFGIYALIYGTLYSLCHFAMDYKKTSSETRYFPSDGRFLSNYGSLITGDTHSN; encoded by the exons ATGTTGGACGTGAAAATTAATCGGAAGCTCCTGCCAATTAAATCAcattatttcctttttaatgCAG gcACTGCTCCCTTAATGCCTTATATTCCCACATATGCTAAACAGTTAGGTATCCCTTCTAGTGGTGTTGGAATAATGTACTCTATCTTTCCGTTTGTGGGACTGATAGCTAAACCGTCCTTTGGTGCTTTAGCTGACAAATTCAAGAAAggaaaattaatttttgttttagccATTGTGTTTACAGCTCTATTCTTTGGCTCTATGGCTTTCATACCTGCACAGTCTACGGAGGCTTTTATGGAATTAGAGTGCAGCAATGGAACTTACTTGAGAACTTGTAATGTCACCGATTCCTGTGTTTTAGACAAAATTGAAATGGAATTCCAAGACAAAGAGATTATGGAGTGTAAACTAGTATGTACAGACCCCAACTATTTATTTCTAGAACAAATATGTAGTGAGTGGAATGTTAGCAATTTATGCTACACAAATATGACTCATCTAGAGATAACTACCTATACCAATATTACTCACAGTAGTTTCGATCAAAACTGTGTTTATTTCCCTATAGAAAAAATAGTATTAAATGAGACTGTGATTGAAAACCCACAATGTAGTGGAACCACAGCTATCAAGTGTTCAGTTGTTTGCAACAGCTCAACAGTCATGGACTATGTTCAAACTGCAATCATTGAGCAGATAGCTGACCCTTATTACACCACTGTCCAATTTCaaatgctgttttttttaatggccgGGGCGTGGGCAGCTCAAGCCGTAGTTGTCAGCCTCTCTGATGCAATTTGTTTCAATCTCCTGG GAGACAAGCCCGAGAACTAT GGAGCGCAAAGACTTTGGGGAGCAGTTGGGTGGGGCCTTATGGCGATTATCGCTGGATACTTGATCGACCTGGCGAGCGTTGGACAGCTCCAGAAAGATTACACACCAAGCTTCTATTTGGTCGTCATCATTCTAGCCATCAATGCGGTGTCCGTAATCAAAATCAAG GTTGACTACCACCACGAGCCTTATCAAACGGAAAAAATTCTAGTTCTTTTCAGAAATGTACGAGTTGTCTTGTTCCTGTTTAGTTGCATCACCTTTGGCATATGTATCGGATTAATATGGCAGTTTCAGCTATG GTTTTTAGAGGACTTAGCATCTGCTCAAGGCTGCGATTCATTAGAGTGGATCAAATTACTGCAAGGGTTAGCCATGGGTGTCCAGTGCTTTCTTGGGGAGGCcccctttctctttttatcaG GAAGAATTTTAAACAAGCTTGGACACGTTCATACTATGACAATGATTTTATTGGTAATGGGCATTCGACTTCTAGCCTATTCGTACCTGGTGAACCCGTGGTACACGTTGCCTATCGATTTGCTCAACGGATTGACATTGGGCGTTTATTGGTCCACT ATGGCATCATATGCGAACTTGATCGCCCCACCTGAAGCCACAAGTACATTGCAAGGAATATTTGGTGCCTTATTTGAAGGAATAG GTACGTCGATTGGCAGCTTGCTTGGTGGTTTTATCTATGAAAGCTATGGTGGCGCTATCATGTTCCGGTCCTTTGGAATCTATGCATTAATCTACGGAACCCTTTACTCTCTCTGTCATTTTGCAATGGACTACAAGAAAACATCTTCGGAAACCAGAT ATTTTCCCTCTGATGGCAGATTTTTATCGAATTACGGATCTTTAATAACTGGCGATACTCATTCTAATTGA
- the LOC116925805 gene encoding major facilitator superfamily domain-containing protein 6 isoform X3, which yields MLDVKINRKLLPIKSHYFLFNAGTAPLMPYIPTYAKQLGIPSSGVGIMYSIFPFVGLIAKPSFGALADKFKKGKLIFVLAIVFTALFFGSMAFIPAQSTEAFMELECSNGTYLRTCNVTDSCVLDKIEMEFQDKEIMECKLVCTDPNYLFLEQICSEWNVSNLCYTNMTHLEITTYTNITHSSFDQNCVYFPIEKIVLNETVIENPQCSGTTAIKCSVVCNSSTVMDYVQTAIIEQIADPYYTTVQFQMLFFLMAGAWAAQAVVVSLSDAICFNLLGDKPENYGAQRLWGAVGWGLMAIIAGYLIDLASVGQLQKDYTPSFYLVVIILAINAVSVIKIKVDYHHEPYQTEKILVLFRNVRVVLFLFSCITFGICIGLIWQFQLWFLEDLASAQGCDSLEWIKLLQGLAMGVQCFLGEAPFLFLSGRILNKLGHVHTMTMILLVMGIRLLAYSYLVNPWYTLPIDLLNGLTLGVYWSTMASYANLIAPPEATSTLQGIFGALFEGIGTSIGSLLGGFIYESYGGAIMFRSFGIYALIYGTLYSLCHFAMDYKKTSSETRYSLDDREREISVKGKEGQLVNTMAP from the exons ATGTTGGACGTGAAAATTAATCGGAAGCTCCTGCCAATTAAATCAcattatttcctttttaatgCAG gcACTGCTCCCTTAATGCCTTATATTCCCACATATGCTAAACAGTTAGGTATCCCTTCTAGTGGTGTTGGAATAATGTACTCTATCTTTCCGTTTGTGGGACTGATAGCTAAACCGTCCTTTGGTGCTTTAGCTGACAAATTCAAGAAAggaaaattaatttttgttttagccATTGTGTTTACAGCTCTATTCTTTGGCTCTATGGCTTTCATACCTGCACAGTCTACGGAGGCTTTTATGGAATTAGAGTGCAGCAATGGAACTTACTTGAGAACTTGTAATGTCACCGATTCCTGTGTTTTAGACAAAATTGAAATGGAATTCCAAGACAAAGAGATTATGGAGTGTAAACTAGTATGTACAGACCCCAACTATTTATTTCTAGAACAAATATGTAGTGAGTGGAATGTTAGCAATTTATGCTACACAAATATGACTCATCTAGAGATAACTACCTATACCAATATTACTCACAGTAGTTTCGATCAAAACTGTGTTTATTTCCCTATAGAAAAAATAGTATTAAATGAGACTGTGATTGAAAACCCACAATGTAGTGGAACCACAGCTATCAAGTGTTCAGTTGTTTGCAACAGCTCAACAGTCATGGACTATGTTCAAACTGCAATCATTGAGCAGATAGCTGACCCTTATTACACCACTGTCCAATTTCaaatgctgttttttttaatggccgGGGCGTGGGCAGCTCAAGCCGTAGTTGTCAGCCTCTCTGATGCAATTTGTTTCAATCTCCTGG GAGACAAGCCCGAGAACTAT GGAGCGCAAAGACTTTGGGGAGCAGTTGGGTGGGGCCTTATGGCGATTATCGCTGGATACTTGATCGACCTGGCGAGCGTTGGACAGCTCCAGAAAGATTACACACCAAGCTTCTATTTGGTCGTCATCATTCTAGCCATCAATGCGGTGTCCGTAATCAAAATCAAG GTTGACTACCACCACGAGCCTTATCAAACGGAAAAAATTCTAGTTCTTTTCAGAAATGTACGAGTTGTCTTGTTCCTGTTTAGTTGCATCACCTTTGGCATATGTATCGGATTAATATGGCAGTTTCAGCTATG GTTTTTAGAGGACTTAGCATCTGCTCAAGGCTGCGATTCATTAGAGTGGATCAAATTACTGCAAGGGTTAGCCATGGGTGTCCAGTGCTTTCTTGGGGAGGCcccctttctctttttatcaG GAAGAATTTTAAACAAGCTTGGACACGTTCATACTATGACAATGATTTTATTGGTAATGGGCATTCGACTTCTAGCCTATTCGTACCTGGTGAACCCGTGGTACACGTTGCCTATCGATTTGCTCAACGGATTGACATTGGGCGTTTATTGGTCCACT ATGGCATCATATGCGAACTTGATCGCCCCACCTGAAGCCACAAGTACATTGCAAGGAATATTTGGTGCCTTATTTGAAGGAATAG GTACGTCGATTGGCAGCTTGCTTGGTGGTTTTATCTATGAAAGCTATGGTGGCGCTATCATGTTCCGGTCCTTTGGAATCTATGCATTAATCTACGGAACCCTTTACTCTCTCTGTCATTTTGCAATGGACTACAAGAAAACATCTTCGGAAACCAGAT acTCGTTGGATGATAGGGAGCGTGAAATTTCAGTGAAAG
- the LOC116925805 gene encoding major facilitator superfamily domain-containing protein 6 isoform X2 codes for MLDVKINRKLLPIKSHYFLFNAGTAPLMPYIPTYAKQLGIPSSGVGIMYSIFPFVGLIAKPSFGALADKFKKGKLIFVLAIVFTALFFGSMAFIPAQSTEAFMELECSNGTYLRTCNVTDSCVLDKIEMEFQDKEIMECKLVCTDPNYLFLEQICSEWNVSNLCYTNMTHLEITTYTNITHSSFDQNCVYFPIEKIVLNETVIENPQCSGTTAIKCSVVCNSSTVMDYVQTAIIEQIADPYYTTVQFQMLFFLMAGAWAAQAVVVSLSDAICFNLLGDKPENYGAQRLWGAVGWGLMAIIAGYLIDLASVGQLQKDYTPSFYLVVIILAINAVSVIKIKVDYHHEPYQTEKILVLFRNVRVVLFLFSCITFGICIGLIWQFQLWFLEDLASAQGCDSLEWIKLLQGLAMGVQCFLGEAPFLFLSGRILNKLGHVHTMTMILLVMGIRLLAYSYLVNPWYTLPIDLLNGLTLGVYWSTMASYANLIAPPEATSTLQGIFGALFEGIGTSIGSLLGGFIYESYGGAIMFRSFGIYALIYGTLYSLCHFAMDYKKTSSETRYSLDDREREISVKDFPSDGRFLSNYGSLITGDTHSN; via the exons ATGTTGGACGTGAAAATTAATCGGAAGCTCCTGCCAATTAAATCAcattatttcctttttaatgCAG gcACTGCTCCCTTAATGCCTTATATTCCCACATATGCTAAACAGTTAGGTATCCCTTCTAGTGGTGTTGGAATAATGTACTCTATCTTTCCGTTTGTGGGACTGATAGCTAAACCGTCCTTTGGTGCTTTAGCTGACAAATTCAAGAAAggaaaattaatttttgttttagccATTGTGTTTACAGCTCTATTCTTTGGCTCTATGGCTTTCATACCTGCACAGTCTACGGAGGCTTTTATGGAATTAGAGTGCAGCAATGGAACTTACTTGAGAACTTGTAATGTCACCGATTCCTGTGTTTTAGACAAAATTGAAATGGAATTCCAAGACAAAGAGATTATGGAGTGTAAACTAGTATGTACAGACCCCAACTATTTATTTCTAGAACAAATATGTAGTGAGTGGAATGTTAGCAATTTATGCTACACAAATATGACTCATCTAGAGATAACTACCTATACCAATATTACTCACAGTAGTTTCGATCAAAACTGTGTTTATTTCCCTATAGAAAAAATAGTATTAAATGAGACTGTGATTGAAAACCCACAATGTAGTGGAACCACAGCTATCAAGTGTTCAGTTGTTTGCAACAGCTCAACAGTCATGGACTATGTTCAAACTGCAATCATTGAGCAGATAGCTGACCCTTATTACACCACTGTCCAATTTCaaatgctgttttttttaatggccgGGGCGTGGGCAGCTCAAGCCGTAGTTGTCAGCCTCTCTGATGCAATTTGTTTCAATCTCCTGG GAGACAAGCCCGAGAACTAT GGAGCGCAAAGACTTTGGGGAGCAGTTGGGTGGGGCCTTATGGCGATTATCGCTGGATACTTGATCGACCTGGCGAGCGTTGGACAGCTCCAGAAAGATTACACACCAAGCTTCTATTTGGTCGTCATCATTCTAGCCATCAATGCGGTGTCCGTAATCAAAATCAAG GTTGACTACCACCACGAGCCTTATCAAACGGAAAAAATTCTAGTTCTTTTCAGAAATGTACGAGTTGTCTTGTTCCTGTTTAGTTGCATCACCTTTGGCATATGTATCGGATTAATATGGCAGTTTCAGCTATG GTTTTTAGAGGACTTAGCATCTGCTCAAGGCTGCGATTCATTAGAGTGGATCAAATTACTGCAAGGGTTAGCCATGGGTGTCCAGTGCTTTCTTGGGGAGGCcccctttctctttttatcaG GAAGAATTTTAAACAAGCTTGGACACGTTCATACTATGACAATGATTTTATTGGTAATGGGCATTCGACTTCTAGCCTATTCGTACCTGGTGAACCCGTGGTACACGTTGCCTATCGATTTGCTCAACGGATTGACATTGGGCGTTTATTGGTCCACT ATGGCATCATATGCGAACTTGATCGCCCCACCTGAAGCCACAAGTACATTGCAAGGAATATTTGGTGCCTTATTTGAAGGAATAG GTACGTCGATTGGCAGCTTGCTTGGTGGTTTTATCTATGAAAGCTATGGTGGCGCTATCATGTTCCGGTCCTTTGGAATCTATGCATTAATCTACGGAACCCTTTACTCTCTCTGTCATTTTGCAATGGACTACAAGAAAACATCTTCGGAAACCAGAT acTCGTTGGATGATAGGGAGCGTGAAATTTCAGTGAAAG ATTTTCCCTCTGATGGCAGATTTTTATCGAATTACGGATCTTTAATAACTGGCGATACTCATTCTAATTGA
- the LOC116925805 gene encoding major facilitator superfamily domain-containing protein 6 isoform X5 — MLDVKINRKLLPIKSHYFLFNAGTAPLMPYIPTYAKQLGIPSSGVGIMYSIFPFVGLIAKPSFGALADKFKKGKLIFVLAIVFTALFFGSMAFIPAQSTEAFMELECSNGTYLRTCNVTDSCVLDKIEMEFQDKEIMECKLVCTDPNYLFLEQICSEWNVSNLCYTNMTHLEITTYTNITHSSFDQNCVYFPIEKIVLNETVIENPQCSGTTAIKCSVVCNSSTVMDYVQTAIIEQIADPYYTTVQFQMLFFLMAGAWAAQAVVVSLSDAICFNLLGDKPENYGAQRLWGAVGWGLMAIIAGYLIDLASVGQLQKDYTPSFYLVVIILAINAVSVIKIKVDYHHEPYQTEKILVLFRNVRVVLFLFSCITFGICIGLIWQFQLWFLEDLASAQGCDSLEWIKLLQGLAMGVQCFLGEAPFLFLSGRILNKLGHVHTMTMILLVMGIRLLAYSYLVNPWYTLPIDLLNGLTLGVYWSTMASYANLIAPPEATSTLQGIFGALFEGIGTSIGSLLGGFIYESYGGAIMFRSFGIYALIYGTLYSLCHFAMDYKKTSSETRWKEGQLVNTMAP; from the exons ATGTTGGACGTGAAAATTAATCGGAAGCTCCTGCCAATTAAATCAcattatttcctttttaatgCAG gcACTGCTCCCTTAATGCCTTATATTCCCACATATGCTAAACAGTTAGGTATCCCTTCTAGTGGTGTTGGAATAATGTACTCTATCTTTCCGTTTGTGGGACTGATAGCTAAACCGTCCTTTGGTGCTTTAGCTGACAAATTCAAGAAAggaaaattaatttttgttttagccATTGTGTTTACAGCTCTATTCTTTGGCTCTATGGCTTTCATACCTGCACAGTCTACGGAGGCTTTTATGGAATTAGAGTGCAGCAATGGAACTTACTTGAGAACTTGTAATGTCACCGATTCCTGTGTTTTAGACAAAATTGAAATGGAATTCCAAGACAAAGAGATTATGGAGTGTAAACTAGTATGTACAGACCCCAACTATTTATTTCTAGAACAAATATGTAGTGAGTGGAATGTTAGCAATTTATGCTACACAAATATGACTCATCTAGAGATAACTACCTATACCAATATTACTCACAGTAGTTTCGATCAAAACTGTGTTTATTTCCCTATAGAAAAAATAGTATTAAATGAGACTGTGATTGAAAACCCACAATGTAGTGGAACCACAGCTATCAAGTGTTCAGTTGTTTGCAACAGCTCAACAGTCATGGACTATGTTCAAACTGCAATCATTGAGCAGATAGCTGACCCTTATTACACCACTGTCCAATTTCaaatgctgttttttttaatggccgGGGCGTGGGCAGCTCAAGCCGTAGTTGTCAGCCTCTCTGATGCAATTTGTTTCAATCTCCTGG GAGACAAGCCCGAGAACTAT GGAGCGCAAAGACTTTGGGGAGCAGTTGGGTGGGGCCTTATGGCGATTATCGCTGGATACTTGATCGACCTGGCGAGCGTTGGACAGCTCCAGAAAGATTACACACCAAGCTTCTATTTGGTCGTCATCATTCTAGCCATCAATGCGGTGTCCGTAATCAAAATCAAG GTTGACTACCACCACGAGCCTTATCAAACGGAAAAAATTCTAGTTCTTTTCAGAAATGTACGAGTTGTCTTGTTCCTGTTTAGTTGCATCACCTTTGGCATATGTATCGGATTAATATGGCAGTTTCAGCTATG GTTTTTAGAGGACTTAGCATCTGCTCAAGGCTGCGATTCATTAGAGTGGATCAAATTACTGCAAGGGTTAGCCATGGGTGTCCAGTGCTTTCTTGGGGAGGCcccctttctctttttatcaG GAAGAATTTTAAACAAGCTTGGACACGTTCATACTATGACAATGATTTTATTGGTAATGGGCATTCGACTTCTAGCCTATTCGTACCTGGTGAACCCGTGGTACACGTTGCCTATCGATTTGCTCAACGGATTGACATTGGGCGTTTATTGGTCCACT ATGGCATCATATGCGAACTTGATCGCCCCACCTGAAGCCACAAGTACATTGCAAGGAATATTTGGTGCCTTATTTGAAGGAATAG GTACGTCGATTGGCAGCTTGCTTGGTGGTTTTATCTATGAAAGCTATGGTGGCGCTATCATGTTCCGGTCCTTTGGAATCTATGCATTAATCTACGGAACCCTTTACTCTCTCTGTCATTTTGCAATGGACTACAAGAAAACATCTTCGGAAACCAGAT
- the LOC116925805 gene encoding major facilitator superfamily domain-containing protein 6 isoform X1 — protein MLDVKINRKLLPIKSHYFLFNAGTAPLMPYIPTYAKQLGIPSSGVGIMYSIFPFVGLIAKPSFGALADKFKKGKLIFVLAIVFTALFFGSMAFIPAQSTEAFMELECSNGTYLRTCNVTDSCVLDKIEMEFQDKEIMECKLVCTDPNYLFLEQICSEWNVSNLCYTNMTHLEITTYTNITHSSFDQNCVYFPIEKIVLNETVIENPQCSGTTAIKCSVVCNSSTVMDYVQTAIIEQIADPYYTTVQFQMLFFLMAGAWAAQAVVVSLSDAICFNLLGDKPENYGAQRLWGAVGWGLMAIIAGYLIDLASVGQLQKDYTPSFYLVVIILAINAVSVIKIKVDYHHEPYQTEKILVLFRNVRVVLFLFSCITFGICIGLIWQFQLWFLEDLASAQGCDSLEWIKLLQGLAMGVQCFLGEAPFLFLSGRILNKLGHVHTMTMILLVMGIRLLAYSYLVNPWYTLPIDLLNGLTLGVYWSTMASYANLIAPPEATSTLQGIFGALFEGIGTSIGSLLGGFIYESYGGAIMFRSFGIYALIYGTLYSLCHFAMDYKKTSSETRYSLDDREREISVKESRRRISNQSSPSIVDFQKNKKY, from the exons ATGTTGGACGTGAAAATTAATCGGAAGCTCCTGCCAATTAAATCAcattatttcctttttaatgCAG gcACTGCTCCCTTAATGCCTTATATTCCCACATATGCTAAACAGTTAGGTATCCCTTCTAGTGGTGTTGGAATAATGTACTCTATCTTTCCGTTTGTGGGACTGATAGCTAAACCGTCCTTTGGTGCTTTAGCTGACAAATTCAAGAAAggaaaattaatttttgttttagccATTGTGTTTACAGCTCTATTCTTTGGCTCTATGGCTTTCATACCTGCACAGTCTACGGAGGCTTTTATGGAATTAGAGTGCAGCAATGGAACTTACTTGAGAACTTGTAATGTCACCGATTCCTGTGTTTTAGACAAAATTGAAATGGAATTCCAAGACAAAGAGATTATGGAGTGTAAACTAGTATGTACAGACCCCAACTATTTATTTCTAGAACAAATATGTAGTGAGTGGAATGTTAGCAATTTATGCTACACAAATATGACTCATCTAGAGATAACTACCTATACCAATATTACTCACAGTAGTTTCGATCAAAACTGTGTTTATTTCCCTATAGAAAAAATAGTATTAAATGAGACTGTGATTGAAAACCCACAATGTAGTGGAACCACAGCTATCAAGTGTTCAGTTGTTTGCAACAGCTCAACAGTCATGGACTATGTTCAAACTGCAATCATTGAGCAGATAGCTGACCCTTATTACACCACTGTCCAATTTCaaatgctgttttttttaatggccgGGGCGTGGGCAGCTCAAGCCGTAGTTGTCAGCCTCTCTGATGCAATTTGTTTCAATCTCCTGG GAGACAAGCCCGAGAACTAT GGAGCGCAAAGACTTTGGGGAGCAGTTGGGTGGGGCCTTATGGCGATTATCGCTGGATACTTGATCGACCTGGCGAGCGTTGGACAGCTCCAGAAAGATTACACACCAAGCTTCTATTTGGTCGTCATCATTCTAGCCATCAATGCGGTGTCCGTAATCAAAATCAAG GTTGACTACCACCACGAGCCTTATCAAACGGAAAAAATTCTAGTTCTTTTCAGAAATGTACGAGTTGTCTTGTTCCTGTTTAGTTGCATCACCTTTGGCATATGTATCGGATTAATATGGCAGTTTCAGCTATG GTTTTTAGAGGACTTAGCATCTGCTCAAGGCTGCGATTCATTAGAGTGGATCAAATTACTGCAAGGGTTAGCCATGGGTGTCCAGTGCTTTCTTGGGGAGGCcccctttctctttttatcaG GAAGAATTTTAAACAAGCTTGGACACGTTCATACTATGACAATGATTTTATTGGTAATGGGCATTCGACTTCTAGCCTATTCGTACCTGGTGAACCCGTGGTACACGTTGCCTATCGATTTGCTCAACGGATTGACATTGGGCGTTTATTGGTCCACT ATGGCATCATATGCGAACTTGATCGCCCCACCTGAAGCCACAAGTACATTGCAAGGAATATTTGGTGCCTTATTTGAAGGAATAG GTACGTCGATTGGCAGCTTGCTTGGTGGTTTTATCTATGAAAGCTATGGTGGCGCTATCATGTTCCGGTCCTTTGGAATCTATGCATTAATCTACGGAACCCTTTACTCTCTCTGTCATTTTGCAATGGACTACAAGAAAACATCTTCGGAAACCAGAT acTCGTTGGATGATAGGGAGCGTGAAATTTCAGTGAAAG AATCTCGTAGACGAATCAGCAACCAAAGTTCGCCTTCCATAgttgattttcaaaaaaataagaagtaTTAG